Proteins encoded together in one Hevea brasiliensis isolate MT/VB/25A 57/8 chromosome 16, ASM3005281v1, whole genome shotgun sequence window:
- the LOC110672225 gene encoding probable pectin methyltransferase QUA2 — translation MTRPLHRVISGMRISGNNHDLWDSQMKDKTEKEDLDRNRHRYLSLKFPFRVLLPDSNSPSKYGSSENGFASDPFSIGTPRSRNKFTLLLLKLSLVVILVLALTGSFWWTISISTSSRGQILHNYRRLQEQLVSDLWDIGELSLGSSRLKDVEFCSQESENYVPCFNVTENLALGFSDGNENDRHCGQGSRQNCLLLPPVNYRIPLRWPTGRDVIWVSNVKITAQEVLSSGSLTKRMMMLDEEQISFRSSSMFDGVEDYSHQIAEMIGLRNESNFIQAGVRTILDIGCGYGSFGAHLFPKQLLTMCIANYEASGSQVQLTLERGLPAIIGSFSSKQLPYPSLSFDMLHCAWCSIDWDQKDGIFLIEVDRVLRPGGYFVWTSPLTNARNKENLKRWNFVRDFAENICWEMLSQQDETVIWKKTTKRNCYGSRKPGSGPSICSRGHDVESPYYRPLQACIAGTQSRRWIPIEERRTWPSRSQLSKSELAIHGLHSEELAEESENWRTAVHNYWSLLSPLIFSDHPKRPGDEDPSPPYNMLRNVLDMNAYFGGFNSALLEAGKSVWVMNVVPTTGPNYLPLILDRGFVGVLHDWCEAFPTYPRTYDLVHAAGLLSLESGQQRRCTMLDIFTEVDRVLRPEGWVIIHDAAPLIELARALTTRLKWDARVVEIESNSDERLLICQKPFFKRQAS, via the exons ATGACTAGGCCTCTGCATCGAGTCATATCAGGGATGCGGATCTCAGGGAACAACCACGATTTATGGGACTCCCAAATGAAGGataaaacagaaaaggaagatttgGATAGAAACCGTCACCGTTATTTATCCCTCAAGTTTCCTTTCCGAGTACTTCTCCCTGATAGTAATTCTCCTTCTAAATATGGAAGCAGTGAAAATGGCTTTGCTTCTGATCCATTCAGCATTGGGACTCCAAGGAGCAGGAACAAATTCACATTGCTACTTTTGAAGTTGAGCTTGGTTGTGATTTTAGTTCTTGCTCTTACGGGATCTTTCTGGTGGACTATCTCAATATCAACCTCGTCAAGAGGTCAAATACTCCATAACTATAGGCGACTTCAGGAGCAACTTGTTTCGGACCTATGGGATATTGGCGAGTTGTCTCTTGGTTCTTCAAGGTTGAAGGATGTCGAATTCTGTTCTCAAGAGTCTGAAAATTATGTTCCTTGTTTCAATGTTACAGAGAATCTTGCTTTGGGTTTTTCTGATGGTAATGAGAATGATCGTCATTGTGGGCAAGGGTCAAGGCAAAATTGTTTACTGCTTCCACCAGTAAATTATAGGATTCCTCTTCGGTGGCCTACTGGAAGGGATGTCATCTGGGTTTCAAATGTTAAAATTACTGCGCAGGAGGTACTTTCCTCTGGTAGTCTGACCAAGAG GATGATGATGTTGGATGAGGAGCAGATTTCCTTTCGTTCATCCTCTATGTTTGATGGTGTTGAAGATTACTCACATCAAATTGCTGAAATGATTGGACTGAGAAATGAATCTAACTTCATACAAGCTGGA GTAAGAACCATTTTGGACATAGGGTGCGGTTATGGTAGCTTTGGAGCACATCTATTTCCAAAACAACTTCTAACCATGTGCATTGCAAACTATGAAGCTTCAGGCAGTCAAGTTCAACTTACTCTTGAAAGAGGTCTTCCTGCAATAATTGGTTCCTTTTCTTCAAAACAGTTGCCATATCCTTCTCTTTCCTTTGATATGTTGCATTGTGCATGGTGCAGCATTGATTGGGACCAAAAAG ATGGTATTTTCTTGATTGAAGTTGATAGAGTTTTAAGGCCTGGTGGATATTTTGTCTGGACTTCACCTCTTACAAACGCTCGTAATAAAGAGAATCTGAAAAGGTGGAACTTTGTTCGAGATTTTGCAGAAAATATCTGTTGGGAGATGTTGTCTCAACAAGATGAAACTGTCATATGGAAAAAGACTACTAAAAGGAATTGCTATGGTTCCAG GAAGCCTGGTTCAGGTCCTTCTATCTGCAGTAGAGGCCATGACGTTGAATCTCCTTACTATCGACCACTCCAAGCATGCATAGCAGGAACACAGAGTCGGCGATGGATTCCTATAGAGGAGAGGAGAACCTGGCCTTCTAGGTCGCAATTGAGCAAGAGCGAGCTTGCAATACATG GTTTGCATTCAGAAGAATTAGCGGAGGAATCGGAAAACTGGAGAACAGCAGTCCATAACTATTGGTCACTTCTGTCACCGTTAATATTCTCAGATCATCCAAAGAGACCTGGTGATGAGGACCCTTCTCCACCTTATAACATGCTCAGAAATGTGCTGGACATGAATGCTTATTTTGGTGGTTTTAATTCTGCACTTTTGGAAGCTGGGAAGTCTGTGTGGGTTATGAATGTGGTGCCAACAACTGGACCTAACTACCTACCCTTGATTCTTGACAGGGGCTTTGTTGGTGTATTACATGACTG GTGTGAAGCATTCCCAACATACCCAAGAACTTATGATTTAGTGCATGCAGCTGGACTTCTATCCCTTGAATCTGGTCAGCAGCGTAGGTGCACCATGCTGGACATATTCACTGAGGTTGATCGAGTACTTCGCCCAGAG GGTTGGGTGATAATACATGACGCGGCTCCACTCATTGAATTAGCTAGAGCTCTAACAACACGGCTGAAGTGGGATGCACGAGTTGTAGAAATAGAAAGCAACAGTGACGAGAGGCTCCTTATCTGCCAGAAACCTTTCTTCAAGAGGCAAGCAAGCTGA